A single genomic interval of Candidatus Caldatribacterium sp. harbors:
- a CDS encoding DUF2271 domain-containing protein, translated as MDRVSALFFVVAFSLLPISFALAQEGKSQGILEISFDFTRQRTIASNQYAVWIEDAQGNLVKTLFVTGFTGRGGYLRRPDCLPTWVKKANPASRAPQEIDAITGATPKSGTQLYTWDGRDEKGNFVPPGTYRFVIEATLYWSSRVLITGTFTYGGESVDSIPIKVEHFGGKENEGMITNVRARYQALRP; from the coding sequence ATGGACAGGGTGAGTGCTCTCTTCTTCGTCGTGGCTTTTTCCCTTCTTCCCATCTCTTTTGCCCTTGCCCAGGAAGGGAAAAGCCAGGGAATTCTCGAAATCTCCTTTGATTTCACAAGGCAGCGGACCATTGCCTCGAACCAGTACGCCGTGTGGATTGAAGATGCGCAGGGGAATCTCGTAAAAACCCTTTTCGTCACCGGGTTCACAGGACGTGGAGGTTACCTGAGACGGCCCGATTGCCTTCCCACCTGGGTCAAGAAAGCCAATCCCGCTTCCCGGGCGCCTCAAGAAATCGACGCCATCACAGGAGCAACCCCCAAGAGCGGAACCCAGCTCTACACCTGGGATGGAAGGGATGAGAAAGGCAATTTCGTTCCCCCTGGAACGTACCGTTTCGTCATCGAAGCCACCCTCTACTGGTCAAGTCGAGTGCTCATCACGGGAACCTTCACCTATGGCGGGGAAAGCGTGGACTCCATCCCCATCAAGGTGGAACATTTCGGGGGAAAGGAAAACGAAGGAATGATCACGAACGTCAGAGCAAGGTACCAGGCTCTGCGTCCGTAG
- a CDS encoding MBL fold metallo-hydrolase has translation MSVKRVLLLSLALFLLLAIQGEALEIRYLGHSAFFLSFESGFRCILDPFAPQVGYRIPEGLAVDALASSHEHFDHFFDGFAESTQIFVGTKNKGAEWNLFDATIKGVHIFALPSYHDDTQGKLRGKNAILVLEGEGMLLAHLGDIGAIPEKEVMEKLKGVDILFVPTGGHYTLPPDRIVELIENLTPRVVVPMHYRTEATKDWPIAPLEEFLREVKEWKVKTLDSPLVLKKEDLPETLEVWVMRVWTG, from the coding sequence ATGAGCGTGAAAAGAGTACTCCTTCTGAGCCTTGCGCTTTTTCTCCTTTTGGCCATCCAGGGAGAAGCCCTTGAAATTCGCTATCTCGGCCATTCTGCTTTCTTCCTGAGCTTCGAAAGTGGTTTCCGGTGCATCCTTGACCCCTTTGCTCCGCAGGTTGGCTACCGAATTCCCGAAGGTCTTGCAGTCGATGCCCTGGCAAGCTCTCACGAGCACTTCGACCACTTCTTCGACGGCTTTGCCGAGAGCACCCAGATTTTCGTGGGGACAAAGAATAAGGGAGCCGAATGGAACCTCTTTGACGCGACCATCAAGGGAGTGCACATCTTTGCCCTTCCCTCGTACCACGACGACACCCAGGGGAAGCTCCGGGGCAAAAACGCTATCCTCGTCCTTGAGGGAGAGGGTATGCTTCTTGCCCACCTTGGGGATATTGGAGCAATTCCGGAGAAGGAGGTGATGGAGAAGCTCAAAGGCGTTGACATTCTCTTCGTTCCAACAGGAGGCCATTATACCCTTCCCCCAGACCGCATCGTCGAGCTCATCGAGAACCTTACCCCACGGGTCGTCGTTCCCATGCACTACCGGACCGAAGCTACAAAAGACTGGCCCATTGCACCCTTAGAGGAGTTCCTAAGGGAGGTAAAAGAATGGAAGGTCAAGACCCTGGATTCTCCTTTGGTTCTCAAAAAAGAAGACCTTCCAGAAACTCTGGAAGTCTGGGTGATGCGCGTATGGACAGGGTGA
- a CDS encoding ATP-binding protein: MEEKMEAIGTVTGLREVTPYTFWVRMHPSFASGLRLEALVRVDFSWGNESFRLYGVVNEVVASWDGTVTTGYQEEAYAEGRYSGVTIYLGQVVVTRTLKREGNHFVTVPSLVPPPVGERVFLASPEETDVALGFDEVKKARRALPCGVLSNNEVAYLDVRYLLGDNGAHVNVSGQSGVAAKTSYATFLLWMMLNYPRASECFLSGDVATFLRNSRAIVFNVKGESLLFLDHWNSEWEGAGDSRQFELWQDMFRRFGVEARPFENVAVAVPPRSDGRPHLFHSRDRVQIYGWDILDIVELGLLPLFFDPEELERNPNFSLAVSVIEDFLREQYERLVKEARSELFDKDTPYLEENVRFSCEGLDNRTLVRVYLAVSGEDPSFMLRRFVLPNSLRDLVGFLHGYTEEEELQALSRALDEEKVDERTVFAISRRLRLAERSGLGKLWRSIPFSPQRVLTNPPRPEYMLSWSRPGGVTVVDIAKLPPRGQAFVVGAVLREILWAKEQDLLKEPVFVYLDELNKYAPREGGGFLGQIFRDVAERGRSFRIVLIGAEQTASQVDYRVVTQAATTVVGRQKYAELSKEEYAHLQGVLREKAAALLPGEVIVDQPFFRLPLTVRFPLTPWATSEEKRTFRYGEDVAPLSEEEFKKLFE, encoded by the coding sequence ATGGAAGAAAAAATGGAGGCCATTGGGACCGTTACGGGGCTTCGAGAGGTTACCCCCTACACCTTTTGGGTGCGGATGCACCCCTCGTTTGCTTCTGGCCTTCGCCTTGAAGCCCTCGTGCGGGTGGACTTTTCCTGGGGAAATGAGAGTTTCCGCCTCTACGGAGTGGTCAACGAGGTCGTTGCTTCCTGGGATGGAACGGTAACCACGGGGTACCAGGAGGAAGCGTACGCCGAAGGACGCTACAGCGGAGTCACCATCTACCTCGGACAGGTGGTGGTGACCCGAACGCTTAAAAGAGAGGGAAACCACTTCGTCACCGTTCCTTCTCTTGTTCCTCCCCCGGTGGGGGAGCGGGTTTTCCTTGCTTCTCCAGAAGAGACCGATGTGGCTTTAGGGTTTGACGAGGTGAAGAAAGCCCGGAGGGCGCTTCCCTGCGGAGTACTCTCGAATAACGAGGTTGCCTATCTTGACGTACGGTACCTTCTTGGGGATAACGGAGCCCATGTGAACGTGAGCGGCCAATCAGGGGTGGCGGCAAAGACCTCGTACGCGACCTTTCTTCTCTGGATGATGCTCAACTATCCCAGGGCCTCAGAATGCTTTCTCTCTGGAGATGTGGCCACCTTTCTCCGAAACAGCCGGGCAATTGTCTTCAACGTGAAGGGAGAGAGCCTCCTTTTCCTCGACCACTGGAATAGCGAGTGGGAAGGGGCAGGAGACTCAAGGCAATTTGAGCTCTGGCAGGACATGTTCCGGCGTTTCGGAGTGGAAGCCCGACCCTTTGAAAATGTGGCCGTTGCGGTTCCTCCAAGGTCCGATGGCCGACCGCACCTTTTCCACTCTCGGGACCGGGTTCAGATTTACGGGTGGGATATCCTCGATATCGTGGAACTTGGGCTTCTGCCTCTCTTTTTCGATCCCGAGGAGCTTGAGAGAAACCCGAACTTCTCCCTGGCGGTCTCCGTTATTGAAGACTTCCTCCGGGAGCAGTATGAGCGCCTTGTCAAGGAGGCAAGATCAGAGCTCTTTGACAAGGACACTCCCTACCTTGAGGAGAACGTTCGCTTTTCCTGCGAGGGGCTTGACAATCGGACCTTGGTGCGGGTGTACCTTGCGGTATCCGGGGAAGACCCTTCCTTCATGCTCCGGCGCTTCGTGCTCCCCAATTCCCTTCGCGACCTTGTGGGGTTCCTCCATGGGTACACCGAGGAGGAAGAGCTCCAGGCGCTCTCAAGAGCCCTTGACGAGGAAAAGGTGGACGAAAGGACGGTTTTTGCCATTTCCAGGCGACTCCGCTTGGCAGAACGAAGCGGCCTTGGGAAGCTCTGGCGAAGCATTCCCTTCTCCCCTCAGAGGGTTCTCACAAACCCTCCGCGGCCTGAGTACATGCTCTCCTGGAGTCGCCCTGGAGGGGTGACTGTAGTCGATATTGCAAAGCTTCCCCCTCGGGGGCAGGCTTTCGTCGTCGGTGCGGTCCTTCGGGAAATCCTCTGGGCGAAGGAACAGGACCTTTTGAAGGAACCGGTTTTCGTGTACCTTGATGAGCTCAATAAGTACGCTCCTCGGGAGGGAGGAGGATTCCTGGGGCAGATTTTCCGGGACGTGGCCGAGCGGGGGCGTTCATTCCGAATCGTCCTCATTGGGGCAGAGCAAACGGCCTCCCAGGTCGATTACCGGGTTGTCACCCAGGCGGCTACAACGGTTGTGGGGAGGCAGAAGTATGCCGAGCTCAGCAAAGAGGAGTACGCCCATCTCCAGGGGGTTCTCCGGGAGAAGGCAGCAGCTCTCCTTCCGGGTGAGGTCATCGTGGACCAGCCCTTCTTCCGCCTTCCCCTTACCGTTCGTTTCCCTCTGACCCCCTGGGCAACTTCTGAAGAGAAGCGTACCTTCCGCTACGGCGAGGATGTGGCACCGCTTTCAGAAGAAGAGTTCAAGAAGCTCTTTGAGTGA
- a CDS encoding YjbQ family protein, giving the protein MREFTVATRRKEEMVNITSLVRQAVQESGKIRGICTVYVPHTTAGVTINESADPDVVLDILRGLRHVVPDNLPYEHGEGNAPAHVKASLVGSSVTVIFEDGKPLLGTWQGVFLCEFDGPRQRRVWVQIVGE; this is encoded by the coding sequence ATGCGGGAATTCACTGTTGCTACGCGGCGGAAAGAGGAAATGGTGAACATCACCTCTCTTGTGCGGCAGGCAGTACAGGAATCGGGAAAAATTCGGGGAATCTGCACGGTTTACGTCCCCCACACCACTGCAGGAGTAACCATCAACGAGAGTGCTGACCCGGATGTCGTCCTTGATATTCTCCGGGGCCTCCGCCACGTGGTCCCTGATAACCTCCCTTACGAGCATGGGGAAGGGAACGCCCCGGCGCACGTGAAGGCCTCTCTGGTTGGTTCTTCGGTTACGGTGATTTTTGAGGATGGAAAACCTCTTTTGGGGACCTGGCAGGGAGTGTTCCTCTGCGAGTTCGATGGACCAAGGCAGCGCCGGGTCTGGGTCCAGATTGTGGGGGAGTAA
- a CDS encoding carboxypeptidase regulatory-like domain-containing protein, with the protein MRRYLLGIFLFTIFFLAGCGVRWQMKDTYIFVYELEPNSPEGYVLPVPLAQVSVTGSVSAVRYTDTNGRAHFQLPPGTYTVSITKNGYLPLSDTITIYTLELTPGRYVYYLARQGG; encoded by the coding sequence ATGAGAAGGTATCTCCTTGGCATCTTTCTTTTTACCATTTTCTTCCTTGCCGGATGCGGAGTCCGGTGGCAGATGAAGGATACCTACATCTTCGTCTACGAGCTTGAGCCGAATTCCCCGGAAGGATACGTCCTGCCGGTGCCTTTGGCCCAGGTTTCGGTGACGGGGAGTGTCAGTGCCGTCCGGTACACCGATACCAACGGCAGGGCTCATTTCCAGCTTCCTCCTGGAACATACACGGTCTCCATCACGAAGAATGGGTATCTGCCGCTCAGTGATACCATAACCATTTACACCCTTGAGCTCACTCCCGGCCGGTACGTCTACTACCTTGCCCGTCAGGGTGGTTGA
- a CDS encoding uroporphyrinogen-III decarboxylase-like protein — MRIIEWIEKDLFEPNFAEFVAVLTRKKKPRRVHFAELLVDPEVVGEVTRRFFGETLAPPEKETMPLFLRQYVRFFKRLGYDYCIFVDVPGMGLHFPGKVRRGEDTALLSRGIREWVEESKGAITSWDDFVAYPWPQVSFLDFSPYEELSRILPEGMKLLLNACGGVFEVVSETLLGFEGLSFLLYENRPLVKAVFERVGEITFSFYRELIDLDIVGGIFQGDDWGYRSATFLSPRDLAEFVFPWHKRICNLAQEKGKCYFLHSCGNIYQVFDRFLEEVPIDAFHSFQDEILPVTEFARRYGNRVGILGGVDLDKLIRLPEDDLRRYVRGILSSLAPQGGFALGSGNSIANYVPLSQYLVMLDEGLCFSL; from the coding sequence ATGCGCATCATCGAGTGGATAGAAAAGGACCTCTTTGAGCCGAATTTTGCCGAGTTTGTTGCCGTTCTGACCCGAAAGAAGAAGCCCCGGCGGGTTCACTTTGCGGAACTCCTTGTGGACCCTGAGGTTGTCGGTGAAGTGACACGGCGCTTTTTCGGAGAAACCCTTGCACCACCGGAAAAGGAAACCATGCCCCTTTTCCTCCGCCAATACGTCCGCTTCTTCAAGCGCTTAGGGTACGACTACTGCATTTTTGTGGATGTTCCGGGGATGGGCCTTCACTTCCCCGGAAAGGTCCGAAGAGGTGAGGATACGGCCTTGCTCTCCCGGGGGATACGGGAGTGGGTGGAAGAGTCAAAAGGAGCAATCACCTCCTGGGATGACTTTGTCGCTTACCCCTGGCCTCAGGTGTCCTTCCTCGATTTTTCCCCTTATGAAGAGCTCTCCCGCATCCTCCCGGAGGGCATGAAGCTTCTCCTCAACGCCTGTGGCGGGGTCTTTGAAGTTGTGAGCGAGACGCTCCTTGGGTTTGAAGGCCTCTCTTTCCTCCTCTACGAGAATCGACCTCTTGTGAAAGCCGTCTTTGAGAGGGTGGGAGAAATCACCTTTTCCTTCTACCGGGAACTCATCGATCTCGACATTGTGGGAGGAATCTTCCAGGGGGATGACTGGGGGTATCGGAGCGCAACCTTTCTCTCTCCCCGGGATCTTGCGGAATTCGTTTTTCCCTGGCACAAGAGAATTTGCAATCTCGCCCAGGAGAAAGGGAAGTGCTACTTCCTTCACTCCTGTGGGAACATCTACCAGGTTTTTGACCGGTTCCTTGAAGAGGTTCCCATCGATGCCTTCCATTCTTTCCAGGATGAAATTCTGCCGGTTACAGAATTTGCCAGACGTTACGGGAACCGGGTGGGTATCCTTGGGGGTGTGGACCTTGATAAACTCATTCGTCTCCCTGAAGACGACCTCCGCCGCTACGTTCGCGGAATCCTCTCCTCCCTTGCCCCTCAAGGCGGTTTTGCCCTGGGTTCGGGAAACTCCATTGCGAACTATGTCCCCCTGAGCCAGTACCTTGTGATGCTCGACGAGGGACTTTGTTTTTCCCTGTAG